Proteins from a genomic interval of Deinococcus ruber:
- a CDS encoding nucleoside hydrolase gives MTLVQPLVHDCDPGIDDAVALLLALHSPDLSLRAVTTTHGNVALTDTTRNGLELLAFAGRADVPLYAGAAAPLVRAPVYAPEIHGRGGLGSVTLPETAKQPEALHAALALSQLSREFSGELTVCATGPVSNLALAERLDPGCLARLKEVVIMGGSLDVSAPKLGNVTPYAEFNTYADPHALRVVLESGARVVLFGLNLTRQVRVTRERVAALHALGTPSAVLCADMLADYLNRIEVRDQRVGALHDPCTVAYLLRPELFALEAARVHVNTDEGERAGMTTLEDGAPNVQLATHADEDGVYALLHERLR, from the coding sequence ATGACTCTGGTTCAACCGCTTGTTCACGACTGCGACCCCGGTATCGACGACGCGGTGGCGCTGCTGCTGGCGCTGCACAGCCCGGACCTTTCGCTGCGGGCCGTGACCACCACCCACGGCAATGTCGCCCTGACCGACACCACGCGCAACGGTCTGGAACTGCTGGCCTTCGCAGGCCGCGCCGACGTGCCGCTGTATGCCGGAGCCGCCGCGCCGCTCGTCCGTGCCCCGGTGTACGCCCCCGAGATTCATGGGCGCGGTGGTCTGGGCAGCGTGACCCTGCCGGAAACTGCAAAGCAGCCGGAAGCGCTGCACGCCGCCCTCGCCCTGAGTCAGCTCAGCCGGGAGTTCAGCGGCGAACTGACGGTGTGTGCCACCGGGCCAGTCAGCAATCTAGCGCTGGCCGAACGCCTCGACCCGGGCTGTCTGGCGCGGCTGAAGGAGGTCGTGATTATGGGCGGCAGCCTGGACGTGAGTGCGCCCAAGCTGGGCAACGTGACGCCCTACGCCGAATTCAATACCTACGCCGATCCCCACGCGCTGCGGGTGGTACTTGAAAGCGGCGCACGCGTGGTGCTGTTCGGCCTGAATCTGACGCGGCAGGTGCGCGTGACCCGCGAACGAGTGGCGGCCCTGCACGCGCTGGGAACACCTTCCGCCGTGCTGTGCGCCGACATGCTGGCCGACTACCTGAACCGCATCGAGGTGCGCGATCAGCGCGTCGGAGCGCTACACGACCCCTGCACCGTCGCCTACCTGCTGCGCCCCGAGCTGTTTGCGCTGGAGGCGGCCCGCGTTCACGTCAATACCGACGAGGGCGAGCGGGCGGGCATGACCACGCTGGAAGACGGTGCTCCCAATGTGCAGCTTGCCACCCACGCCGACGAAGACGGTGTGTACGCGCTGCTGCACGAACGCCTGCGATGA
- a CDS encoding V-type ATPase subunit, whose product MNNPYGYINGRVRMMRVELLESRSLDEAQNAATYPEYLRQISETSLREDLGDATAQGAGLGQLDEALSRNYLRSVQKLRSIVTGQPAQEVEALLLRYDLQNVKTLVRGVLTGRTSDDIVGGLIPAGTIPWSALQAAAQSTDVPSLAQTLSVAGGKMGGVLRAAVSGGSASMLDLEVALDQGYYRSVLAGVRGAAVRRYFTREIDLRNLLIARQLRGSAVTNRYFIPGGRDVTESDFLRIAGGDNGTVSDLAPVLEAPDLGTAEAIVRRQLNEASRNVAMSDPLGPGVALDYLRRKEQEIARLRLVGRAKFYGLSKEELARELQGA is encoded by the coding sequence ATGAATAACCCCTACGGTTACATCAACGGGCGCGTCCGCATGATGCGGGTCGAGCTGCTGGAAAGCCGCTCGCTCGACGAGGCGCAGAACGCTGCCACGTATCCGGAGTACCTGCGCCAGATCAGTGAAACGTCGCTGCGGGAAGACCTCGGTGACGCCACTGCTCAGGGTGCGGGCCTGGGACAGCTCGACGAGGCGCTCAGCCGCAATTATCTGCGAAGCGTGCAGAAACTTCGCAGCATCGTGACCGGGCAGCCCGCGCAGGAAGTCGAAGCGCTGCTGCTGCGGTACGATCTCCAGAACGTCAAGACGCTGGTACGCGGCGTTCTGACCGGACGCACCTCCGACGACATCGTGGGCGGTCTGATTCCGGCGGGAACGATTCCCTGGAGCGCCCTGCAAGCGGCGGCCCAGAGTACCGACGTGCCCAGCCTCGCCCAGACGCTCAGCGTGGCGGGCGGCAAGATGGGCGGCGTGCTGCGTGCAGCCGTGTCGGGTGGCAGTGCATCCATGCTCGATCTGGAAGTGGCGCTCGATCAGGGCTACTACCGTTCTGTTCTGGCAGGTGTGCGCGGCGCAGCAGTGCGGCGGTATTTCACCCGTGAAATCGACCTGCGGAACCTGCTGATTGCCCGTCAGCTTCGGGGCAGCGCCGTTACCAACCGCTATTTCATTCCGGGAGGCCGCGACGTGACCGAAAGCGACTTCCTGCGAATCGCGGGCGGTGACAACGGCACCGTGTCCGATCTGGCTCCGGTGCTGGAAGCGCCCGACCTGGGAACTGCCGAAGCCATCGTGCGTCGTCAGCTCAACGAAGCGTCGCGCAACGTCGCCATGAGCGATCCGCTGGGGCCGGGCGTGGCTCTCGATTATCTGCGCCGCAAGGAGCAGGAGATCGCCCGGCTTCGTCTGGTGGGCCGCGCCAAGTTCTATGGCCTGAGCAAGGAAGAGCTGGCAAGGGAGTTGCAAGGTGCATAA
- a CDS encoding V-type ATP synthase subunit K yields MKKFAKYLPAAAALATAAISSDAFAQATTTTDASDVGLKAIGAGLALGLGAVGTGLAQGPIGAAAAGVTAERPEKFGQMAIWFFIPETLVIFGFVGFFLLK; encoded by the coding sequence ATGAAGAAATTTGCCAAGTATCTGCCCGCCGCCGCCGCCCTCGCCACTGCCGCTATCAGCAGCGACGCCTTCGCGCAGGCCACCACCACCACCGATGCCAGCGACGTCGGCCTCAAGGCCATCGGCGCGGGTCTGGCACTGGGCCTGGGAGCCGTGGGCACCGGACTGGCGCAGGGGCCGATTGGTGCCGCCGCCGCCGGTGTGACCGCCGAGCGCCCCGAGAAGTTCGGTCAGATGGCGATCTGGTTCTTCATCCCCGAAACCCTGGTGATCTTCGGCTTCGTCGGCTTCTTCCTCCTCAAGTAA
- a CDS encoding V-type ATP synthase subunit I, which produces MINPMQQVVVAGRQRDSRAIMQALQTAGVLHIVPVEATPGSTFQTGPLGGQAAEDRREAERLLARSESTLAMTGVPRSAARAALPAEDQWGMLVDQVATPATQLDDQESLLRSDLETQRTYGPVVTVLARLASGIDESKRLALLSLTTENPAELQAADAALRAELKDRYALASERVREGLTAVAVAVMSEDRDRARAALSKARLGELRLPGRFERLPLREVAQEFTRIGSSSESALRDVETQKKRLADQHGAQLLSIRDALADRVAIDDARAQTARGKYGFVLQGYVPTDRVEGMKAALAPFGNSVMTELSAVDEHHGAGAIPVQLKNNDYTRNFEFLLNISDPPRYGTFDPSWVVALFFPLFFGFIVADIGFGSLFLIAAAWMIGKSKRGESLPIGLLGITLDPSTMYQVGYVLRTMSLWSILFGFLTGEFFGNIMEKLHVFYVNPTLIKNIWGVTLGEGEHETGLIPILMPRVLPEFSTTLLLICLALGIIFVLWSWTLRAQLTLKERHMNHFWEAVGMLGGLVGLILLAYISSAGRNFGALGNFGSPLVWIMLLGFAVFILGVIMSRAFLMIIEILSNGGNIISFTRLFAVGVSAAILANLATDVGWSLGGTLPVIGPLLGIVVGLLVHTFLFALTILGHVMQPIRLMWVEYLNPTGFYQDNGIRYNPFARVSLKK; this is translated from the coding sequence ATGATCAACCCGATGCAGCAGGTGGTGGTGGCGGGCCGTCAACGCGACAGCCGCGCCATCATGCAGGCCCTCCAGACGGCGGGCGTGCTGCACATCGTTCCAGTCGAGGCGACGCCCGGCAGCACCTTCCAGACCGGGCCACTTGGCGGGCAGGCCGCCGAGGATCGCCGCGAGGCCGAGCGTCTGCTGGCCCGCAGTGAAAGCACGCTGGCCATGACCGGCGTGCCGCGCAGCGCCGCCCGTGCCGCTCTTCCCGCCGAAGACCAGTGGGGGATGTTGGTCGATCAGGTCGCCACGCCCGCGACTCAGCTCGACGACCAGGAAAGTCTGCTCCGCAGCGACCTGGAAACCCAGCGCACGTATGGCCCGGTGGTCACGGTGCTGGCGCGTCTGGCCTCGGGTATCGACGAGAGCAAGAGACTTGCGCTGTTGTCGCTGACCACCGAGAACCCGGCAGAGTTGCAGGCCGCCGACGCTGCGCTACGTGCCGAACTGAAAGACCGTTACGCCCTCGCTTCCGAGCGGGTGCGTGAAGGTCTGACGGCGGTGGCCGTCGCGGTGATGAGCGAAGACCGCGACCGTGCCCGCGCGGCACTCAGCAAGGCCCGCCTGGGCGAGCTGCGGCTGCCCGGACGCTTTGAGCGGCTGCCGCTGCGCGAGGTGGCGCAGGAATTCACCCGCATCGGCAGCAGCAGCGAGAGTGCGCTGCGCGACGTGGAGACTCAGAAGAAGCGCCTGGCCGACCAGCACGGCGCACAGCTCCTGAGCATCCGTGACGCGCTGGCCGACCGGGTGGCCATCGACGACGCCCGCGCTCAGACGGCACGCGGCAAATACGGCTTCGTGCTTCAGGGATACGTCCCGACCGACCGGGTAGAGGGCATGAAGGCCGCCCTCGCACCGTTCGGAAACAGCGTCATGACCGAGCTGAGTGCCGTGGACGAGCATCACGGCGCGGGCGCGATCCCGGTGCAGCTCAAGAACAACGATTACACCCGCAACTTCGAGTTCCTGCTGAACATCTCCGATCCGCCGCGCTACGGAACCTTCGATCCGTCGTGGGTGGTGGCGCTGTTCTTCCCGCTGTTCTTCGGCTTTATCGTCGCCGATATCGGCTTCGGTTCGCTGTTTCTGATTGCCGCTGCCTGGATGATCGGCAAGAGCAAGCGCGGCGAGAGCCTGCCCATCGGACTGCTGGGCATCACGCTCGATCCCAGCACCATGTATCAGGTGGGCTACGTGCTGCGAACTATGAGTCTCTGGAGCATTCTGTTCGGGTTCCTGACCGGCGAATTCTTCGGCAACATCATGGAAAAGCTGCACGTGTTCTACGTCAACCCCACGCTGATCAAAAACATCTGGGGTGTGACGCTGGGCGAGGGCGAGCACGAAACCGGTCTGATTCCGATTCTGATGCCGCGTGTGCTGCCCGAATTCTCGACCACCCTGCTGCTGATCTGTCTGGCGCTGGGCATCATCTTCGTGCTGTGGAGCTGGACGCTGCGTGCTCAGCTCACCCTCAAAGAGCGCCACATGAACCACTTCTGGGAAGCGGTCGGCATGCTCGGCGGTCTGGTGGGTCTGATTCTGCTGGCCTACATTTCCAGCGCCGGACGCAACTTCGGTGCGCTGGGCAATTTCGGTAGCCCGCTGGTCTGGATCATGCTGCTGGGCTTCGCGGTGTTCATTCTGGGCGTCATCATGTCGCGCGCCTTCCTGATGATCATCGAGATTCTGTCCAACGGCGGCAACATCATCAGCTTTACCCGACTGTTCGCGGTGGGTGTGTCGGCGGCCATTCTCGCCAACCTCGCCACCGACGTGGGCTGGAGTCTGGGCGGCACACTGCCGGTCATCGGGCCGCTGCTCGGAATCGTGGTGGGCCTGCTGGTTCACACCTTCCTGTTTGCGCTCACGATTCTGGGCCACGTCATGCAGCCCATCCGACTTATGTGGGTCGAATACCTCAACCCCACCGGCTTTTATCAGGACAACGGCATCCGCTATAACCCGTTTGCCCGCGTCAGCCTCAAGAAGTAA
- a CDS encoding V-type ATP synthase subunit A yields the protein MTQNTQGKAGIVERIAGPAVIARNMYGAKMYDLVRVGQERLVGEIIRLDGDTAFVQVYEDTSGLTVGEPVVSTGLPLSVELGPGMLNGIYDGIQRPLDKIREQSGDFIARGIEVSSLDRDRKWAFTPNPSVQPGDQISGSSILGTVPEFSFTHKILTPPDKGGKLKWMVPAGEYTIDDTIGELEDGTKLRLAHYWPVRAARPVALKKDPSLPFLTGMRILDVLFPLVMGGAAAIPGPFGSGKTVTQQSVAKYGNADIVVYVGCGERGNEMTDVLVEFPELEDPKTGNPLMQRTILIANTSNMPVAAREASVYTGITLAEYFRDQGYSVSLMADSTSRWAEALREISSRLEEMPAEEGYPPYLSARLAAFYERAGAVRTMAGEDGAVSVIGAVSPAGGDMSEPVTQATLRITGAFWRLDAGLARRRHFPAINWNGSYSLFTPILDGWYRKNVAPDFPELRQRLQNVLQEEAALQEVVQLVGPDALQDNERLTIEAGRMLRQDFLQQNGFDPVDASASMPKNYGLMKSMLKFYDVAGNALKDGATIDEIIQNPVIEKLSRARYISETEFPAYNDALLTELDTTFKGVKA from the coding sequence ATGACTCAAAACACCCAGGGCAAGGCGGGCATCGTCGAGCGTATCGCCGGGCCTGCTGTAATCGCCCGCAACATGTACGGGGCCAAGATGTACGACCTCGTGCGCGTGGGCCAGGAGCGCCTCGTCGGGGAGATCATTCGACTCGACGGCGACACTGCCTTCGTGCAGGTTTACGAGGACACCTCCGGTCTGACGGTCGGTGAGCCGGTCGTTTCGACGGGCCTGCCGCTCAGCGTCGAACTCGGGCCGGGCATGCTCAACGGTATCTACGACGGCATTCAGCGTCCGCTCGACAAGATCCGTGAGCAGTCGGGCGACTTTATTGCACGCGGTATCGAAGTGTCGAGCCTCGACCGTGACCGCAAATGGGCCTTCACGCCCAACCCCAGCGTGCAGCCCGGCGACCAGATCAGCGGCAGCAGCATTCTGGGCACCGTGCCGGAATTCAGCTTCACCCACAAGATCCTGACGCCCCCCGACAAGGGCGGCAAGCTGAAGTGGATGGTGCCTGCCGGTGAGTACACCATCGACGACACCATCGGTGAACTCGAAGACGGTACCAAGCTGCGCCTCGCGCACTACTGGCCCGTTCGTGCGGCCCGCCCGGTGGCCCTCAAGAAAGACCCCAGCCTGCCCTTCCTGACCGGCATGCGAATTCTCGACGTGCTGTTTCCGCTCGTAATGGGCGGCGCGGCGGCGATCCCCGGTCCCTTCGGATCGGGCAAGACCGTGACTCAGCAGTCGGTGGCGAAGTACGGCAACGCCGACATCGTGGTGTACGTGGGCTGCGGAGAGCGCGGCAACGAGATGACCGACGTGCTGGTCGAGTTCCCCGAGCTGGAAGACCCCAAGACCGGCAACCCGCTGATGCAGCGCACCATCCTGATCGCCAACACCAGCAACATGCCGGTGGCGGCGCGTGAGGCGAGCGTGTACACCGGCATCACGCTGGCCGAATACTTCCGCGACCAGGGCTACAGCGTGTCGCTGATGGCCGACAGCACCAGCCGCTGGGCCGAGGCGCTGCGCGAGATTTCCAGCCGCCTCGAAGAAATGCCCGCAGAAGAGGGCTACCCGCCCTACCTGTCGGCGCGACTGGCCGCTTTCTATGAGCGTGCGGGCGCAGTCCGTACCATGGCAGGCGAAGACGGCGCGGTGTCAGTCATCGGAGCCGTGTCTCCGGCGGGCGGCGACATGTCGGAGCCCGTGACCCAGGCGACGCTGCGTATTACCGGCGCGTTCTGGCGACTGGACGCGGGTCTGGCCCGCCGCCGTCACTTCCCGGCCATCAACTGGAACGGCTCGTACAGCCTGTTCACGCCGATCCTCGACGGCTGGTACCGCAAGAACGTGGCCCCCGACTTCCCCGAACTGCGTCAGCGCCTCCAGAACGTGCTTCAGGAAGAGGCCGCGCTTCAGGAAGTGGTGCAGCTGGTCGGCCCGGACGCCCTCCAGGACAACGAGCGCCTGACCATCGAGGCAGGCCGCATGCTGCGCCAGGACTTTTTGCAGCAGAACGGCTTCGATCCGGTGGACGCCAGCGCCTCGATGCCCAAGAACTACGGCCTGATGAAGAGCATGCTGAAGTTCTACGACGTGGCTGGAAACGCGCTGAAGGACGGCGCGACCATCGACGAGATCATTCAGAATCCGGTGATCGAGAAGCTGAGCCGTGCGCGGTATATCTCGGAAACCGAGTTCCCGGCATACAACGACGCCCTGCTGACCGAACTCGACACCACCTTTAAGGGAGTCAAGGCATGA
- a CDS encoding V-type ATP synthase subunit D: MADQISPTRSAMLASKASLKTASSGADLLKRKRDALIGEFFALVKDALAAREELSGVSKGAYVSLFGAKSWDSPEAVESLSLAQGSEYNIDMQIESIYGVKVPKIAIPEQTQAAFSPINVGARTIQTAADFQGVMGAVVRVAATETKLRRIGEEIKKTSRRVNALEQVVIPGIQGDIRFIRGVLDQREREESFRLKKIKAKLEKEAEEATKLSRANVQAGAHGSAAD; this comes from the coding sequence ATGGCAGATCAGATCAGTCCAACCCGCAGCGCCATGCTGGCATCCAAGGCGTCCTTGAAGACCGCCAGCAGCGGTGCCGACCTGCTCAAGCGCAAGCGTGACGCGCTCATCGGTGAATTCTTTGCACTGGTGAAAGACGCCCTGGCCGCCCGCGAAGAACTGAGCGGTGTGAGCAAGGGCGCTTACGTGTCGCTGTTCGGCGCGAAGAGCTGGGACAGCCCGGAAGCGGTCGAGAGTTTGAGTCTGGCGCAGGGCAGCGAGTACAACATCGATATGCAGATCGAGAGCATCTACGGTGTGAAGGTGCCCAAAATCGCCATTCCCGAGCAGACGCAGGCCGCCTTCAGCCCGATCAACGTGGGTGCCCGCACCATCCAGACCGCCGCCGATTTTCAGGGCGTGATGGGCGCAGTGGTGCGTGTGGCAGCCACCGAGACCAAGCTGCGGCGTATCGGCGAGGAGATCAAGAAGACCTCGCGCCGTGTGAACGCGCTGGAACAGGTGGTTATTCCCGGCATTCAGGGCGATATCCGCTTTATTCGCGGCGTGCTCGATCAGCGCGAGCGCGAAGAGAGCTTCCGCCTGAAGAAGATCAAGGCGAAGCTGGAGAAGGAGGCCGAAGAGGCCACCAAGCTGAGCAGAGCCAATGTTCAGGCCGGGGCGCACGGGAGTGCAGCCGACTGA
- a CDS encoding V-type ATP synthase subunit E gives MSLAEILESEIQGEISAIQQQANTRAAEIVAKAQEQAQALIDSRTRLLANEKAAGLTRARSAADLDSNAQRLSASDSLQMRAFQEAEAQLKVIPQHPEYPQIVQRLLEEAHAALPTAEAIETSSGELETVRQVAQNLGIQAPVRVNDSVTTGVRLVGAGGKTSLQNTLLGRLQSGRETLSAQVSRLLQE, from the coding sequence ATGAGCCTTGCAGAAATTCTAGAAAGTGAAATTCAGGGCGAGATCTCGGCCATCCAGCAGCAGGCGAACACCCGTGCCGCCGAGATCGTGGCGAAGGCACAGGAGCAGGCTCAGGCCCTGATCGACAGCCGTACCCGCCTGCTCGCCAACGAGAAGGCTGCCGGTCTGACCCGTGCCCGTAGCGCCGCCGATCTGGACAGCAATGCCCAGCGTCTGTCGGCCTCGGACTCCTTGCAGATGCGTGCCTTCCAGGAAGCGGAGGCGCAGCTCAAGGTGATTCCGCAGCATCCCGAGTACCCGCAGATCGTGCAGCGGCTGCTTGAGGAGGCGCACGCGGCGCTGCCGACGGCGGAAGCCATCGAGACCAGCAGCGGCGAGCTAGAGACGGTGCGTCAGGTGGCGCAGAATCTCGGCATTCAGGCCCCGGTGCGCGTCAACGACAGCGTGACGACGGGCGTGCGGCTGGTGGGTGCGGGCGGCAAGACCAGCCTTCAGAACACCCTGCTGGGCCGCCTGCAATCCGGGCGCGAAACCCTGAGCGCCCAGGTGTCGCGGCTGCTGCAAGAGTGA
- a CDS encoding V-type ATP synthase subunit F codes for MHKVVVLTDSESATGFRLAGSEVVDTTPDRAVADLERLITQGNYGLIAIDQSLIPDPAKAVERAMRGRDLPILLPIPSLQDAFSAQTVDAKAYMGKLVRDTIGFDIKL; via the coding sequence GTGCATAAGGTCGTCGTCCTGACCGATTCCGAGAGCGCGACCGGGTTCCGGCTGGCGGGCAGCGAAGTGGTCGATACCACGCCCGACCGGGCGGTGGCCGATCTGGAGCGCCTGATCACCCAGGGAAACTATGGCCTGATCGCCATTGATCAGAGCCTGATTCCCGATCCGGCGAAGGCAGTGGAGCGTGCCATGCGTGGCCGTGACCTGCCGATCCTGCTGCCGATTCCCAGCCTTCAGGACGCTTTCTCGGCGCAGACCGTGGACGCCAAGGCGTACATGGGCAAGCTGGTGCGTGACACCATCGGCTTCGACATCAAACTGTAG
- a CDS encoding V-type ATPase subunit subunit G family protein codes for MDASSRVLLELAAREQALDAKIEAARTAAAEQVRAAETQAAQILQEAQARIDAMTAEHEQALDAEVQQIRSQASAQAQTQAQATRERAEGKLTAAIETIMRAVLP; via the coding sequence TTGGACGCTTCAAGTCGAGTCCTCTTGGAACTCGCGGCCCGCGAGCAGGCGCTGGACGCCAAGATCGAGGCTGCCCGCACCGCTGCTGCCGAGCAGGTGAGGGCCGCCGAGACCCAGGCGGCACAGATCCTGCAAGAGGCCCAGGCACGGATAGACGCCATGACTGCCGAGCACGAACAGGCGCTGGATGCCGAGGTGCAGCAGATTCGTTCTCAGGCCTCCGCGCAGGCACAGACGCAGGCGCAGGCGACCCGTGAACGTGCCGAGGGCAAACTGACCGCTGCCATCGAAACCATCATGAGGGCGGTGCTGCCGTGA
- a CDS encoding HD domain-containing protein — translation MNTELLAAAQAYCTPFYTQPGRAYHNITHIQNMLSALEIRRGLTPALALAVWGHDLIYDPQRHDNEEQSADVFDDWLAAASAPSELRQEIRALILATRHTSPPSTRTEALLIDADLSILGAAAPVFWQYERAIRQEYSFVDWPAYRAGRAAVLQGFLSRERIYSTPEFAGLETGARVNLGAALATLREADTEDQHGA, via the coding sequence ATGAACACCGAGCTGCTGGCGGCGGCACAGGCATACTGCACGCCCTTTTATACGCAGCCGGGGCGGGCCTACCACAACATCACGCACATTCAGAACATGCTGAGCGCCCTGGAAATCCGCCGAGGACTGACGCCTGCGCTGGCCCTGGCGGTGTGGGGACACGACCTGATTTATGATCCGCAGCGCCACGACAACGAGGAGCAGAGCGCCGATGTCTTTGACGACTGGCTTGCCGCTGCCTCCGCACCATCCGAGCTGCGGCAAGAAATTCGGGCGCTGATCCTCGCCACGCGCCACACCTCTCCCCCGTCCACCCGCACCGAAGCCCTGCTGATCGACGCCGATCTGAGCATTCTGGGTGCAGCGGCTCCAGTCTTCTGGCAGTACGAGCGGGCCATCCGGCAGGAATACAGCTTCGTGGACTGGCCCGCGTACCGGGCGGGGAGAGCAGCCGTGTTGCAGGGCTTTCTGAGCAGAGAGCGCATCTACAGCACGCCGGAATTTGCAGGACTGGAGACGGGGGCGCGGGTGAATCTGGGGGCGGCGCTGGCAACCCTCAGAGAAGCTGACACTGAAGATCAACATGGAGCTTGA
- a CDS encoding tyrosine-protein phosphatase, with translation MELDSSVGCVNFRDVGEYLSLLTDASPLPAGRLLRGGKLDFVDTPANIGQPRTILNLRRGPDRQTFGAQVFHLPAPNDLENYDTTNPRVRRWLNEVISVFENSTLAFPVLIHCTSGKDRTGVVVAALLSILGIDKRWIIEEYLLSEGEVRAEWIQQALGGLTDLPRYFHRVDLAKVTATLLR, from the coding sequence ATGGAGCTTGATTCTTCGGTGGGCTGCGTCAATTTCCGTGACGTGGGCGAGTACCTCAGCCTGCTGACAGACGCTTCTCCCCTGCCCGCCGGGCGGCTCCTGCGGGGCGGCAAACTCGACTTCGTGGACACCCCGGCAAACATCGGACAGCCCAGAACCATCCTCAATCTGCGGCGTGGGCCAGATCGGCAGACCTTCGGTGCCCAAGTGTTTCATCTTCCCGCCCCGAACGATCTGGAGAACTACGATACGACGAATCCGCGTGTTCGGCGCTGGCTGAACGAGGTCATTTCTGTCTTTGAAAACAGCACGCTAGCCTTCCCGGTGCTCATTCACTGCACGTCGGGCAAAGACAGAACGGGCGTGGTGGTCGCCGCCCTGCTCAGTATTCTGGGCATCGACAAGCGGTGGATCATCGAAGAGTATTTGCTCAGTGAAGGGGAAGTCCGTGCTGAGTGGATTCAGCAGGCGCTCGGCGGCCTGACTGATCTGCCGCGCTATTTTCACCGAGTCGATCTGGCAAAGGTGACGGCGACTCTGCTCCGATAA
- a CDS encoding V-type ATP synthase subunit B, protein MTLLQKEYNDVAYISGPLLFVNSASDLAYNAIVNIKDGSGRVRGGQVIEVSDEHAIIQIFEDTRGLDLATASVSLVEDVARLGVSREMIGRRFDGLGRPIDGLPAVVADKRVSINGQAMNPASRAKPEEFIQTGISTIDVNTSLIRGQKLPIFSGSGLPHNELAAQIARQATVPGHEGDFAVVFAAMGLTQREVSFFTQEFERTGALARSVLFLNKADDPTVERILTPRMALTTAEYLAFELGYHVLVILTDLTNYCEALREIGGAREEIPGRRGFPGYMYTDLASLYERAGVVQGKPGSVTQIPILSMPDDDITHPIPDLTGYITEGQIVVDRGLNAKGIFPPINPLPSLSRLQGNGIGKGKTRADHKNVSDQLFAAYANGLDLRKLVAITGEDALSETDKLYLYFADDFEKYFIGQGGQNRSIDESLTVAWGILSKLPQSQLTRLSKDTIDKYYGTKMDETWRGNRI, encoded by the coding sequence ATGACCCTGCTTCAGAAGGAATACAACGACGTCGCCTACATCTCGGGGCCGCTGCTGTTCGTCAACAGCGCCTCCGACCTCGCCTACAACGCCATCGTCAACATCAAGGACGGCAGCGGGCGCGTGCGCGGCGGTCAGGTCATCGAGGTGTCGGACGAGCACGCCATCATCCAGATCTTCGAGGACACCCGTGGTCTCGACCTCGCCACTGCCAGCGTGTCGCTGGTGGAAGACGTGGCCCGCCTCGGCGTGAGCCGTGAGATGATCGGCCGCCGCTTCGACGGACTGGGCCGCCCCATCGACGGACTGCCCGCCGTAGTGGCCGACAAGCGCGTTTCGATCAACGGTCAGGCGATGAACCCCGCCAGCCGCGCCAAGCCCGAAGAGTTCATTCAGACGGGCATCAGCACGATTGACGTGAACACCAGCCTGATCCGTGGACAGAAGCTCCCGATTTTCTCGGGTTCCGGTCTGCCGCACAACGAGCTGGCCGCGCAGATCGCGCGTCAGGCGACGGTGCCGGGGCACGAGGGCGACTTCGCGGTGGTCTTCGCGGCGATGGGTCTGACACAGCGCGAGGTGTCGTTCTTCACGCAGGAATTCGAGCGCACCGGGGCACTCGCCCGCTCGGTGCTGTTCCTCAACAAGGCCGATGATCCCACCGTCGAGCGCATCCTGACGCCGCGCATGGCCCTGACCACCGCCGAGTACCTGGCTTTCGAGCTGGGCTATCACGTGCTGGTGATCCTGACCGACCTGACGAACTACTGCGAGGCGCTGCGCGAGATCGGTGGCGCACGCGAGGAAATCCCCGGACGACGCGGTTTCCCCGGCTACATGTACACCGACCTTGCGTCGCTGTACGAGCGGGCGGGCGTGGTGCAGGGCAAGCCCGGCAGCGTGACCCAGATTCCGATTCTCTCGATGCCTGACGACGATATCACCCACCCCATCCCCGACCTGACCGGCTACATCACCGAGGGTCAGATCGTGGTTGACCGTGGCCTGAACGCCAAGGGCATCTTTCCGCCGATCAACCCGCTGCCGTCGCTGTCGCGTCTTCAGGGCAACGGCATCGGCAAGGGCAAGACCCGCGCCGACCACAAGAACGTTTCCGACCAGCTGTTTGCGGCCTACGCCAACGGCCTCGACCTCCGCAAACTCGTCGCCATTACCGGTGAAGACGCGCTGAGCGAGACCGACAAGCTGTACCTGTACTTTGCCGACGACTTCGAGAAGTACTTCATCGGGCAGGGCGGACAGAACCGCAGCATCGACGAGAGCCTGACCGTGGCCTGGGGCATTCTGAGCAAGCTGCCGCAGTCTCAGCTCACCCGTCTGAGTAAGGACACCATCGACAAGTACTACGGCACCAAGATGGACGAGACCTGGAGAGGCAACCGGATCTAA